In Aegilops tauschii subsp. strangulata cultivar AL8/78 chromosome 3, Aet v6.0, whole genome shotgun sequence, one genomic interval encodes:
- the LOC109751766 gene encoding 3'-5' exonuclease has protein sequence MGDTYVADVAFGEEVITTTVTSSGAAVEDWVEEVYSMYAGCPNQILVGLDVEWRPSYSRVQNPAALLQLCIDQRCLIFQLLHADYIPDALSVFLMDNQFGFVGVGVAADANRLAQDYDLQVRNLEDLRGVAAEEMGIPELRQAGLKDLAPQVLGVTMQKPRRITMGPWDACCLSDEQIHYACTDAYVSSQIGLELFTGNY, from the coding sequence ATGGGGGACACGTATGTCGCCGACGTTGCCTTCGGGGAGGAGGTGATCACCACCACCGTGACGTCCTCCGGCGCGGCCGTGGAGGACTGGGTCGAGGAGGTGTACTCCATGTACGCCGGCTGCCCCAACCAAATCCTCGTCGGGCTCGACGTCGAGTGGCGTCCCAGCTACAGCCGCGTGCAGAACCCCGCCGCGCTCCTGCAGCTCTGCATTGACCagcgctgcctcatcttccagctcctcCACGCCGACTACATCCCTGACGCCCTGTCGGTCTTCCTCATGGACAACCAGTTCGGGTTCGTCGGCGTCGGCGTGGCCGCGGACGCCAATCGCCTGGCCCAGGACTACGACCTGCAGGTGCGCAATCTGGAGGACCTGCGCGGCGTCGCGGCCGAGGAGATGGGCATCCCGGAGCTCCGCCAGGCCGGGCTGAAAGACCTGGCGCCCCAAGTCTTGGGGGTTACCATGCAGAAACCACGGCGGATAACGATGGGCCCGTGGGACGCCTGCTGCCTCTCCGACGAGCAGATCCACTACGCCTGCACCGACGCCTACGTCTCCTCGCAGATCGGATTGGAGCTGTTCACCGGAAACTACTAG